The window CGTCCTCAACAACGCAGGCAATGCCGGTAAAGGATATTTTCCCGTCAAGAAACGCGGAGACCGCCGTTTCGTCGGCACCGACAAGCAGCGCGGGATACGCGCCGCCTTTTTTCCCTGCTTCAAGCGCAAGCGGAAAACACGGGAAACGATTTCCGTCTATTTCGTCAAAACGGAGGTCAAGCCCTGCAGGCTCAAGTGCTTCAATTCCGCGCTCCGCAAGCGGAAGCCTGTCAGGCCACGCGATTGCTGAGGCGGACGGCAGTCTCATGTCGGCTTTTGAAAGCAGCATTTTTGTCGTTCCGTCAATAAAGCGGACAAGCCCGTGCACGTACGAACCGGGGTGCACGAGAGCGCCGACCTTTTCCTGTGCCATGCCGAAAAGCTGCGCCGCTTCAATGCACTCAATACCTTTGTTCATAAGGGTTGCGCTGTCTATCGTTATCTTTGCGCCCATATTCCACGTAGGGTGTTTCAGCGCGTCGGAAGGAGTTACCTTTTCCATCTGTTCAGCCGTAAAGCTTCTGAACGGGCCTCCTGAAGCGGTAAGCCAGAGCTTGTCAACCTCTTCCGAAGGTGCACCCTCCATACACTGCCATACGGCGCTGTGTTCGCTGTCAACGGGACGCAGCTGGTTTTTATACTGAACGAGCGGCATAACCCACGGACCTGCCACCACAATACTTTCCTTATTTGCGAGAGAAACTTTTTTGCCCGTTTTAAGAGCGCACTGCAAAGCAGGGATCGCCGCCGTTCCTGAAGACGCGAATACGACCTGGTCAATCTCCGGAGAACAGGCGATTTCAGACAACCCCTCAACTCCTGAAAGGCAGGTGAAATCATTATCTGAAAACGGCGCTTCAGGATTGCTGAGGCAGAGGATTTTTGAAGAAAAAGAACGTCCGAGCTCTTTCAGTTTCTTTTCGTTTGAATTTGCGGCAAGGGCAGCCACCCTGAAACGCTCAGGAAAACGCGAGCAGACGCCAAGCACGGAACTGCCTACGCTTCCCGTTGCGCCTATAACCGCTATGTTTTGTATTTCGCTGCGTTCTGTCATTTTACAAAAAGTCCGAAAATTATATAGGCGATAACAGCGTTCACAAGCATAGCGCCGTGCCGGCGGACACTACCGTCAGAAGCCTTAAAATCCCGAAAAGAAACTGCCATTGCATTACCGCCCTTCGTTCCTGTCTCCGCCTGTATATGATAACTCTCAAAACGCGATATGTCTAACACTTTCGGCAAAACGTCCAAAACAAAACGGCGCAGAACGAAACCGCGCCGTCTG of the Candidatus Equadaptatus faecalis genome contains:
- a CDS encoding 1-deoxy-D-xylulose-5-phosphate reductoisomerase: MTERSEIQNIAVIGATGSVGSSVLGVCSRFPERFRVAALAANSNEKKLKELGRSFSSKILCLSNPEAPFSDNDFTCLSGVEGLSEIACSPEIDQVVFASSGTAAIPALQCALKTGKKVSLANKESIVVAGPWVMPLVQYKNQLRPVDSEHSAVWQCMEGAPSEEVDKLWLTASGGPFRSFTAEQMEKVTPSDALKHPTWNMGAKITIDSATLMNKGIECIEAAQLFGMAQEKVGALVHPGSYVHGLVRFIDGTTKMLLSKADMRLPSASAIAWPDRLPLAERGIEALEPAGLDLRFDEIDGNRFPCFPLALEAGKKGGAYPALLVGADETAVSAFLDGKISFTGIACVVEDVLSNWSGSAPASLEDAVALVGEGRRLAAESCLRRSE